In Candidatus Paceibacterota bacterium, the following proteins share a genomic window:
- a CDS encoding histidine phosphatase family protein: MKIFVVRHGETDSNKAHKLMGQLVDESLNIEGVRQIQELIKNININDFDVIFTSPLKRARETAEIIAAKIKIPIIEKKEISERDFGSMSGKSWEEMDSAIKEVNVNFKMTDLEQKYNYRPYGGESVEDVKERVLRFIEELKSQYSDKKVLIIAHGGIMKIMNLLLLRNIINTPGNSTVRQFDI; the protein is encoded by the coding sequence ATGAAAATATTTGTCGTTAGACACGGAGAGACAGATTCAAATAAAGCTCACAAACTAATGGGGCAACTTGTTGATGAATCGTTAAACATAGAAGGAGTTAGACAGATACAAGAATTAATAAAAAATATTAACATTAACGACTTTGATGTTATATTTACATCCCCTCTGAAAAGAGCCCGTGAGACTGCGGAGATTATCGCAGCAAAAATAAAGATACCTATTATAGAGAAAAAGGAAATATCAGAAAGAGATTTTGGAAGTATGTCAGGAAAGAGTTGGGAAGAAATGGATAGCGCCATTAAAGAAGTCAATGTCAATTTTAAGATGACCGACTTGGAACAGAAATATAATTATAGACCATATGGCGGAGAATCTGTTGAAGACGTAAAAGAGAGAGTATTGAGATTTATCGAAGAACTCAAAAGTCAATATTCTGACAAAAAAGTCCTAATAATAGCTCATGGCGGTATTATGAAAATAATGAATCTATTACTTCTAAGAAATATTATAAATACTCCGGGTAATAGCACTGTCAGACAATTTGATATTTAG
- the rnc gene encoding ribonuclease III, giving the protein MKPDFTKFEEAIGITFKNKALLRQAFTHRSYLNEHRDTELVHNERLEFLGDAVLELIVTEYLYEKYPDETEGALTSYRSALVKAETLSEAASKIGMNDFLLLSKGEAKDVGRARQIILANTIEAFIGAVFLDQGYDMAKYFISRNIFFLTEKIIEDKKWIDAKSEFQELAQEHEGSTPSYKTIREEGPDHDKNFTVGVYLDREKIAEGKGRSKQEAEQESARKALEAKGWA; this is encoded by the coding sequence ATGAAGCCAGATTTTACAAAATTTGAAGAAGCTATAGGGATAACCTTTAAAAACAAAGCGCTTTTGCGACAAGCTTTTACTCATAGATCATATCTTAATGAACATAGAGATACAGAACTTGTACATAATGAACGTTTAGAATTTTTAGGTGATGCTGTCCTTGAGCTTATTGTCACGGAATATCTTTATGAAAAATATCCAGATGAAACAGAGGGTGCCCTTACTTCATATCGTTCAGCTCTTGTAAAAGCCGAGACTTTGTCCGAAGCTGCATCAAAGATCGGTATGAATGACTTTCTTTTACTTTCAAAAGGTGAGGCAAAAGATGTGGGTCGAGCAAGACAAATTATTCTTGCGAATACTATCGAGGCCTTTATCGGCGCAGTTTTCTTGGACCAAGGATATGACATGGCAAAATACTTTATATCCAGAAATATTTTCTTTTTGACAGAAAAGATTATTGAAGACAAAAAATGGATAGATGCAAAGAGTGAATTCCAAGAACTCGCGCAGGAGCATGAGGGTTCTACCCCATCCTATAAAACCATAAGAGAGGAAGGCCCAGATCACGACAAAAATTTTACAGTAGGTGTGTATTTGGATAGAGAAAAGATTGCTGAAGGGAAGGGTAGATCTAAACAAGAAGCCGAGCAAGAATCTGCAAGAAAAGCTCTTGAAGCAAAAGGTTGGGCGTAA
- the dnaE gene encoding DNA polymerase III subunit alpha, with amino-acid sequence MSSKFIHLHTHSHYSLLNALPKIKELVKTAKSMAMPALALTDAGNMYGVIEFYQVCKKEEIKPIIGVDFYVATRTRNDKQSGVDNRRYRLVLLAKDDIGYHNLMKLVTDSYFEGFYYKPRIDHELIEKYKEGLVCIMPHFSGETTNALKNGDQEKAKKLTDWYKKVYGAENFFLEITHHPEIEGQLEIKERIIKLAKETDSQLVAAHDVYYLNPEDKQARDTLVAVNSHSDFSDREQRESADDFSFISTEKAEEYFRDTPEALENTQKIADMCNLEIELGKWKFPKYIVESGLSHDDELKRIAYEGLEKRGLKHTKEVIDRLEYELLVIKNKGYAQYFLVVSDLLRFASENNIYTNIRGSVAGSLVTYVTGITKVNPLEYKLPFERFLNPERPSAPDIDMDYADNRRDDVIEYTRQKYGKENVAQIGTFGTMMARGACRDVARAMGFPLPLADKIAKLIPMGAQGFPMTIERAMKEVPELKKMYNEDKDSKTIIDMAQKIEGCARHISVHAAGVVIAPDNLTNYVPLQYDPKGEGKIITQYDMHAVGEDGVGLLKFDFLGIKNLSILADAVDRVEKIEGVKIDIEAIPLDDKKTFEMLARGETMGLFQLNGSGMTKYLKDLKPTTIHDINAMVALYRPGPIESIPQYIERKHDPKLIKYLDPRLKDILDQSYGVITYQDDVMLTAIKLAGYTWLEADKLRKAMGKKIPREMQAQKEKLLKGFIEGGLTEKKAETLWKLIEPFAAYGFNKAHAASYGRVSYQTAYLKANYPAIYMSAVLTADSGDVEKIGEFIAECNKMKIPVLPPSVNESFAPFTVVKTEGEPQRIRFGLTSIKNFGENIAQIIVHDRKKKGKFKSLADFLERIVDRNMNKKSLEALIKTGALDDFGERGQMLANIENLLKYNKEASKKDENQDSLFGMFDGESALGGVGLVHQSFKLDPAPPATQTEKLAWEKDLLGLYISGHPLDKYKHIFEKQQISIKKIREETEAVRKAIDGGKPIGGLIEEVRVIMTKNNEPMAFVKIADLTGTIEAVVFPKTYRQFKDSILPEKCIAFIAKVSDRNGEVSLIVERLKILQ; translated from the coding sequence ATGTCATCAAAATTTATCCACCTTCATACACATTCCCACTATTCCCTTTTAAATGCCCTGCCGAAAATCAAAGAGCTTGTTAAAACAGCGAAAAGTATGGCAATGCCAGCACTTGCACTTACCGATGCTGGCAATATGTATGGCGTAATTGAATTTTATCAAGTTTGTAAAAAAGAAGAAATAAAACCGATAATCGGTGTAGATTTCTACGTTGCGACTCGCACAAGAAATGACAAACAAAGCGGAGTGGACAATCGCCGATATCGTCTTGTACTTCTTGCAAAAGACGATATCGGCTATCACAATCTTATGAAGCTTGTCACCGATTCATATTTTGAAGGCTTTTATTATAAACCAAGAATCGATCACGAACTTATAGAAAAATATAAAGAAGGCCTTGTCTGTATTATGCCTCACTTTTCTGGCGAGACCACAAACGCGCTCAAAAATGGCGATCAAGAAAAAGCAAAAAAACTTACAGATTGGTACAAAAAAGTTTATGGCGCAGAAAATTTCTTTTTAGAAATCACCCACCATCCTGAAATAGAGGGTCAGCTTGAAATAAAAGAAAGAATAATAAAACTCGCAAAAGAAACTGACTCACAACTTGTCGCTGCACATGATGTTTACTATCTAAATCCCGAAGATAAACAAGCTCGCGACACTCTCGTCGCCGTCAATTCGCATTCGGATTTCAGCGATAGAGAACAAAGAGAAAGCGCGGATGATTTTTCTTTCATCTCCACCGAAAAGGCAGAAGAATATTTCAGAGATACACCCGAAGCACTCGAAAATACACAGAAGATTGCTGATATGTGCAATCTGGAAATCGAGCTCGGTAAATGGAAATTTCCAAAATATATTGTTGAAAGCGGTCTTTCCCACGACGACGAACTCAAAAGAATCGCGTACGAAGGCTTGGAAAAAAGAGGACTCAAACATACAAAAGAGGTTATTGACAGGCTTGAATACGAGCTTCTTGTAATTAAAAATAAAGGATACGCGCAATATTTTCTCGTTGTATCCGACCTTCTTCGTTTTGCAAGTGAAAACAATATTTATACAAATATCAGAGGTTCTGTCGCAGGCTCGCTCGTCACTTATGTTACAGGTATTACAAAAGTAAATCCGCTCGAATACAAACTTCCATTTGAAAGATTTCTAAATCCGGAAAGACCGTCTGCCCCCGATATTGATATGGACTATGCCGACAATAGACGCGATGATGTTATTGAATACACTCGTCAAAAATACGGCAAAGAAAATGTCGCACAAATAGGTACTTTTGGGACAATGATGGCTCGAGGCGCCTGCCGAGATGTCGCCCGTGCTATGGGCTTCCCACTTCCTCTCGCCGACAAAATCGCCAAGCTCATTCCTATGGGCGCGCAAGGTTTTCCCATGACAATCGAGCGTGCGATGAAAGAAGTCCCCGAACTTAAAAAGATGTACAATGAAGACAAGGATTCAAAAACTATCATTGATATGGCACAGAAAATCGAAGGTTGCGCCCGCCACATTTCCGTGCACGCCGCCGGTGTTGTGATAGCTCCAGATAATCTCACAAACTATGTCCCCCTCCAATACGATCCAAAAGGAGAAGGGAAGATCATCACTCAATACGATATGCACGCCGTCGGAGAAGACGGTGTCGGGCTTTTAAAATTCGATTTTCTCGGAATTAAGAATCTTTCTATACTCGCTGATGCTGTGGACAGAGTAGAAAAGATTGAGGGGGTAAAAATAGATATCGAAGCCATCCCACTGGACGACAAAAAGACTTTTGAAATGCTCGCCAGGGGTGAGACAATGGGCCTATTTCAACTCAATGGTTCCGGAATGACAAAATATCTTAAAGACCTCAAGCCCACTACAATACACGATATAAATGCTATGGTAGCTCTTTATCGCCCCGGCCCTATTGAATCTATTCCCCAATATATAGAGAGAAAACACGATCCAAAACTCATCAAATATTTGGACCCGAGACTCAAAGATATTTTGGATCAATCTTACGGAGTTATCACCTATCAAGACGATGTTATGCTCACGGCTATAAAGCTCGCTGGATACACTTGGCTTGAAGCGGATAAGTTGCGAAAAGCCATGGGAAAGAAAATTCCAAGAGAAATGCAGGCACAGAAAGAAAAGCTTTTGAAAGGTTTCATTGAAGGGGGGCTTACAGAAAAGAAAGCTGAGACTCTTTGGAAACTTATCGAACCTTTTGCCGCGTACGGTTTCAACAAAGCTCACGCCGCAAGCTATGGTCGCGTGTCATATCAGACGGCATATTTAAAAGCAAACTATCCCGCCATTTATATGTCTGCTGTGCTTACGGCCGACTCCGGTGATGTAGAAAAAATTGGGGAATTTATTGCTGAATGTAATAAGATGAAAATCCCCGTTCTTCCGCCAAGCGTGAACGAAAGTTTCGCTCCGTTTACTGTTGTTAAAACCGAAGGCGAGCCACAGAGGATTCGCTTCGGTCTCACATCCATAAAAAACTTCGGAGAAAATATCGCACAGATAATCGTCCACGACAGAAAGAAAAAAGGCAAATTCAAATCACTCGCGGATTTCTTGGAAAGAATTGTTGACAGAAATATGAATAAAAAGTCTCTCGAAGCTCTTATAAAGACGGGCGCCCTGGACGACTTCGGCGAAAGAGGTCAAATGCTTGCGAATATTGAAAATCTTTTGAAATATAATAAAGAAGCGAGTAAAAAAGATGAGAATCAAGATTCATTGTTTGGAATGTTTGATGGAGAGTCCGCCTTGGGCGGAGTAGGGCTGGTACACCAATCCTTTAAGCTTGACCCGGCACCACCCGCAACCCAGACAGAAAAACTCGCTTGGGAAAAGGACTTGCTCGGACTTTATATTTCCGGCCATCCGCTCGATAAATACAAACATATTTTTGAAAAGCAACAGATAAGTATTAAGAAAATCCGCGAAGAAACAGAAGCCGTCCGCAAAGCCATAGACGGAGGCAAGCCAATCGGCGGACTAATAGAAGAGGTGCGTGTGATAATGACAAAAAACAATGAGCCGATGGCATTTGTAAAAATCGCCGATCTCACAGGCACCATAGAAGCTGTAGTCTTCCCAAAGACTTACAGACAATTCAAAGATTCAATACTCCCAGAAAAATGCATCGCCTTCATAGCAAAGGTTTCCGACAGAAATGGAGAAGTAAGTTTGATAGTTGAGAGATTGAAGATCTTACAATAA
- a CDS encoding ribonuclease HII, translating to MKVKNKIKYIVGIDEVGRGPLAGPVAVCAFKMPMDFKVIGFGPLKDSKKLTAQKREDISLKLGILKKAKKVDYSVCYESARKIDKVGISMAIKNCIAKALKNIKAKSDECMVLLDGALRAPSHFSLQKTIIKGDEKERVIAFASIVAKVSRDALMCRLAKKYPKYGFEIHKGYGTQKHCKAIKKHGLSKEHRKCFCKNFI from the coding sequence ATGAAAGTTAAAAATAAGATAAAATATATTGTCGGAATTGATGAGGTGGGTAGGGGACCCTTGGCAGGCCCCGTGGCCGTATGTGCTTTTAAAATGCCAATGGATTTTAAGGTGATTGGCTTTGGACCATTGAAGGATTCCAAGAAATTGACGGCACAAAAGAGAGAAGATATTTCTTTAAAATTGGGAATATTGAAAAAAGCAAAAAAAGTAGACTACTCGGTTTGTTATGAAAGTGCGAGGAAAATAGATAAAGTGGGGATAAGTATGGCGATTAAAAATTGCATCGCAAAAGCTTTAAAAAATATCAAAGCAAAATCAGACGAATGTATGGTGCTTTTGGACGGCGCGCTTCGCGCGCCGTCCCATTTCTCTCTCCAAAAAACCATTATAAAAGGTGATGAAAAAGAAAGGGTGATAGCTTTTGCTTCTATCGTGGCAAAAGTCTCTCGAGATGCTCTGATGTGTCGTTTGGCAAAAAAATACCCTAAATATGGTTTCGAAATTCATAAAGGGTATGGAACACAAAAACATTGCAAAGCGATAAAAAAGCACGGCCTTTCCAAAGAACACAGAAAATGTTTTTGCAAAAACTTTATCTAA
- a CDS encoding sortase, producing MIIETLKKENPINFIKHRKWPFLLDFFIVCFITFGFLYMFGWVPDELKMTFGRYPAKEILNRENAEVPLSIRIPVIDVDAQVYNPQSTSTEVLDSFLARGAVRYPGSGLLGYGNIFIFGHNSRLAVVNNQAYKTFNNLRDLKTGDLIYIDSDKNEFIFKVSSLKMEGADKALVTFDTKVHRLTLVTCNTFGAKSDRYVLEAEFVSKHPLSAK from the coding sequence ATGATAATTGAAACATTAAAAAAGGAAAACCCTATAAATTTCATAAAGCATAGAAAATGGCCATTTTTACTAGACTTTTTTATTGTTTGTTTTATTACTTTTGGCTTCTTATATATGTTTGGTTGGGTTCCAGATGAACTCAAGATGACGTTTGGAAGATACCCTGCGAAAGAAATTCTTAATAGGGAAAATGCAGAAGTCCCACTTTCTATAAGAATTCCCGTAATTGATGTCGATGCTCAAGTTTATAATCCGCAAAGTACAAGTACAGAAGTCCTGGATAGTTTTTTGGCAAGAGGAGCGGTAAGATACCCAGGGTCTGGACTTCTAGGTTATGGAAATATTTTTATCTTTGGACATAATTCACGCCTTGCGGTAGTGAATAATCAAGCGTATAAGACATTTAATAATCTTAGAGATCTAAAAACGGGTGATCTGATTTATATTGACTCAGACAAAAATGAATTTATTTTTAAAGTTTCTTCATTAAAGATGGAAGGGGCAGATAAAGCGTTGGTGACATTTGATACAAAGGTTCACAGACTTACTCTCGTAACTTGTAATACTTTTGGTGCAAAATCTGATAGATATGTCTTAGAAGCTGAGTTTGTAAGTAAACATCCACTTTCAGCCAAATAG
- the nusB gene encoding transcription antitermination factor NusB, producing the protein MSNRHLARSIVLQTIFEWDFRNLSREDALVSLIKNNKEFGEGDPDTSFMDNLLKGVIDKKGELDNIIIKAAPDWPIDKISLVDRNILRIGLYELLFSDRKEVPAKVAINEAIELAKSYSGEKSGGFINGVLGTIYKEIGEPGKDEVSKKKHNRDIPFEKMPIRRLVGAVIYTRRNDEIFFAFVHDVFGRWTLSKGRLENGEDAKLGVKREIKAELGIDIDVEDQLQNNEYVANHPEDGKIRKQVTYFLAKSEMKDLKLGDSGGLDDAKWFKLQDIQNLNFYDDILPIITKAITILGMRSR; encoded by the coding sequence ATGTCAAACAGGCACCTCGCAAGATCAATAGTTCTTCAAACCATTTTTGAGTGGGATTTTAGGAATCTTTCTAGAGAGGACGCTTTGGTTTCTCTTATAAAAAATAATAAAGAGTTTGGTGAGGGTGATCCGGATACCTCTTTTATGGACAATCTTTTAAAAGGTGTAATAGACAAAAAAGGCGAGCTCGATAACATTATTATCAAAGCGGCACCAGATTGGCCCATAGACAAAATCTCTCTTGTTGATAGAAATATTCTGCGAATTGGGCTTTATGAGCTTCTCTTTTCTGATAGGAAAGAAGTACCGGCAAAAGTAGCTATAAATGAGGCGATAGAACTTGCTAAATCTTACAGTGGGGAAAAAAGCGGAGGTTTTATTAACGGTGTTTTAGGGACTATTTATAAAGAGATCGGTGAGCCAGGCAAAGATGAAGTCTCTAAAAAAAAACATAATCGAGATATACCATTTGAAAAGATGCCGATAAGAAGACTTGTTGGTGCCGTTATATATACCAGAAGAAATGATGAGATTTTTTTTGCTTTTGTACACGATGTCTTCGGTAGGTGGACATTGTCCAAAGGCAGACTTGAAAATGGTGAAGATGCTAAACTCGGAGTAAAGAGAGAAATAAAAGCAGAGCTTGGTATAGACATAGATGTAGAAGATCAACTTCAAAACAATGAATATGTCGCTAATCATCCAGAAGACGGTAAAATTCGCAAACAAGTCACTTATTTTCTTGCAAAATCTGAGATGAAAGATTTGAAACTTGGTGATAGTGGGGGCCTTGATGATGCGAAATGGTTTAAACTTCAAGACATTCAAAATCTAAATTTCTATGATGACATCTTGCCAATTATCACAAAGGCGATTACTATACTTGGGATGAGATCAAGATAA
- the thrS gene encoding threonine--tRNA ligase — protein sequence MNNEDKLYKIRHSLAHLLGAAVLNIWPEAKIATGPAIDNGFYYDFEFPAPISDKDLGKVEQKMHELLKKWESFEKTEISEKDAKKLFAGNPYKLELIGDYTKDGQVLTTYTSGEFTDLCAGPHVNDIKDIPKDAFKLERIAGAYWKGDEKNKMLTRIYGLAFASKDELVAYEKQQEEARARDHKKLGKELGLFVFSDLVGPGLPMYTFKGASIRKEIINYSNELQQSIGYQEVHTPNINKAELFKVSGHYEKYKEDMIKVMSNYSKEEYFLKPMNCPQHTQIYASQSRSYRDLPIRIADFANLYRDERPGELNGLARLRCFCQDDAHAFCREDQIKEEFINVLGIIKKALVTYKMDYKIRLSLWDPAKPEKYLGDAKVWERAQKLLRELLEENKIEHIVAVGEAAIYGPKMDIMTKDSLGREWQISTIQLDLIMPERFKLTYSDKDGKEKTPVMIHRAIIGSPERFMGILIEHYAGAFPLWLAPVQVKIVPVRENHNEYAEKISAELKTAGFRVDCDTKEGNMGGKVRDAKNNKVPYTIIVGDKDISANKITVENRDKGALGQMDLKEFIEKVKKEREEKV from the coding sequence ATGAATAACGAAGACAAACTATATAAAATCAGACATTCCCTAGCCCATCTTTTGGGTGCTGCGGTTTTAAATATTTGGCCGGAGGCGAAAATAGCTACCGGGCCTGCGATAGACAATGGGTTTTATTATGACTTTGAATTCCCTGCCCCGATAAGCGACAAAGATCTCGGAAAAGTTGAGCAGAAAATGCATGAGCTTCTAAAGAAATGGGAGAGTTTTGAAAAAACTGAGATTTCCGAAAAAGATGCGAAAAAACTTTTTGCCGGCAATCCTTACAAGCTTGAACTCATCGGCGACTATACAAAAGACGGCCAGGTGCTCACCACATACACTTCCGGCGAATTCACCGACCTCTGCGCTGGCCCTCACGTGAATGATATAAAAGATATTCCAAAAGATGCATTCAAGCTTGAGAGAATCGCCGGTGCATATTGGAAAGGCGACGAAAAAAATAAAATGCTCACCCGCATTTACGGTCTAGCTTTTGCATCGAAAGATGAACTTGTTGCTTATGAAAAACAGCAAGAAGAAGCGAGGGCTCGTGATCACAAGAAACTCGGTAAAGAACTTGGTCTTTTTGTATTTTCAGATTTGGTTGGGCCAGGTCTTCCAATGTACACTTTCAAAGGAGCTTCAATAAGAAAAGAAATAATAAATTATTCAAACGAACTTCAACAAAGTATCGGGTATCAAGAGGTTCACACGCCAAACATAAATAAGGCTGAACTCTTCAAGGTCTCCGGACATTATGAAAAATACAAGGAAGATATGATAAAAGTTATGTCCAACTATTCAAAGGAGGAATATTTTTTGAAGCCTATGAACTGCCCTCAACACACCCAAATCTACGCTTCACAATCTAGAAGTTATAGAGATTTGCCGATAAGGATTGCGGACTTTGCAAATTTATATAGAGATGAAAGACCTGGTGAACTAAACGGGCTAGCGAGACTCCGATGTTTCTGCCAAGATGACGCACACGCTTTCTGTCGTGAAGATCAGATAAAGGAGGAATTTATAAATGTTTTGGGCATTATCAAAAAAGCCCTTGTCACTTATAAGATGGATTATAAAATCCGCCTTTCTCTTTGGGATCCGGCAAAACCAGAAAAATATCTTGGGGATGCAAAAGTTTGGGAAAGAGCACAGAAATTGCTCCGAGAGCTTCTTGAGGAAAATAAAATCGAGCACATTGTCGCTGTTGGAGAAGCCGCAATATATGGTCCAAAGATGGACATTATGACAAAAGATTCTCTAGGTAGAGAATGGCAGATCTCTACAATTCAACTCGACCTTATAATGCCAGAAAGATTCAAACTCACCTATTCAGATAAAGATGGGAAAGAGAAAACACCAGTTATGATTCACAGAGCAATCATTGGTTCCCCAGAAAGATTTATGGGTATTCTTATTGAACACTACGCCGGTGCCTTCCCTCTTTGGCTTGCGCCTGTGCAAGTAAAAATCGTGCCAGTGAGAGAAAATCATAATGAATATGCGGAAAAGATTTCTGCCGAACTAAAAACCGCCGGCTTTAGAGTAGATTGTGATACAAAAGAAGGAAACATGGGAGGAAAAGTTCGTGATGCAAAAAATAATAAAGTCCCCTACACAATAATCGTCGGTGACAAAGATATTTCTGCCAACAAAATCACTGTGGAGAATAGAGATAAAGGGGCACTAGGACAAATGGATTTGAAAGAATTTATTGAGAAAGTTAAAAAAGAAAGGGAAGAAAAAGTATAA
- a CDS encoding PKD domain-containing protein, translating into MENFINTNKHALFLGIVSIFASFVFLTPSYAHAGNFFGDLWGDITNGAGDVAQGVADVAGDVWKGGGQVLTQVGQTTGDVWNAGSNIAGDVWKGSGQAITQVGSWGGDVWNGAGQVATQVGNWGGDVWKGSGQAITQVGSWGGDVWNGAGQVVTQVGSFGGDVWNAGSNFFGDLTNWGGGSSQVATAGWTNTNTSSYSNSNSNGSNYQNNSNGTCANGTLSADEAVSAFQSGTITVSFNKINSSQAETTITNNTGCQLPAVVWSFKVYDNVTFDTQRQFNNSGTIIVAPHSSRTVVTPLAPCLTQVDALYDSGNVGTSRLFKGIIFGTDGRSFNSIPSAQGQFCTDVPPPPPTPNPLYISCSANPSSVQIGNTINWSANASGGSGNYTYSWSGTDGLSGSSQAISKNYSNVGSKNASVTVTSGTQSATANCYGNVYQVQDYNYYYGGGYNTYYYPYNYNYNYSYNEALSGSCSAGVSNTSIGSTVTWTATAMGGNGFFTYYWYGDENLSSNSQYVPKVYSYGGTKNATLTITSNGQSITRTCSVNVGQVLAYSETNPLVSSVYLSQIPYTGAGDILKVLLFITALTLWSGLIAYSSLKRREKHHQMYPTGDTKHEDNSKIITDIEMKD; encoded by the coding sequence ATGGAAAATTTTATAAATACAAATAAACACGCTTTGTTCTTGGGAATTGTCTCCATCTTTGCGTCTTTTGTGTTTCTCACTCCTTCATATGCTCATGCAGGGAACTTTTTTGGTGATCTTTGGGGCGATATAACAAATGGTGCCGGAGATGTAGCACAAGGTGTTGCTGATGTTGCAGGCGATGTTTGGAAAGGTGGCGGACAAGTACTTACGCAAGTCGGCCAGACGACTGGTGATGTCTGGAATGCTGGCAGTAATATTGCTGGCGATGTCTGGAAGGGTTCTGGTCAGGCCATCACTCAAGTCGGCTCATGGGGAGGCGATGTTTGGAATGGTGCTGGGCAGGTAGCAACCCAAGTTGGTAACTGGGGAGGCGATGTCTGGAAGGGTTCTGGTCAGGCCATCACTCAAGTCGGCTCATGGGGAGGCGATGTTTGGAATGGTGCTGGGCAAGTAGTCACCCAAGTCGGGTCTTTTGGTGGTGATGTATGGAATGCTGGCAGTAATTTTTTCGGTGACTTAACCAATTGGGGCGGAGGAAGTTCTCAAGTAGCCACAGCCGGTTGGACAAATACAAATACAAGTTCATATTCTAATTCAAACTCTAACGGTTCAAATTATCAAAATAATTCAAATGGCACTTGTGCCAACGGTACTTTGTCTGCAGATGAGGCAGTCAGCGCTTTTCAGAGTGGCACTATTACCGTATCTTTCAATAAAATAAATAGTTCACAAGCAGAGACGACTATTACAAACAATACCGGATGTCAGTTGCCTGCGGTTGTCTGGTCTTTCAAAGTTTACGACAATGTAACCTTTGATACTCAAAGACAATTTAATAATAGCGGTACAATAATAGTTGCACCGCACTCTTCTCGTACTGTCGTGACTCCTCTTGCTCCTTGTCTTACTCAAGTAGACGCCCTTTATGATTCCGGAAATGTCGGTACAAGTAGGTTATTTAAAGGAATTATATTTGGTACCGACGGTAGATCCTTCAATTCAATACCTTCAGCTCAAGGACAGTTTTGTACGGATGTACCTCCTCCACCACCAACTCCAAATCCTCTATACATTTCTTGTTCTGCAAACCCAAGCAGTGTTCAAATTGGTAATACTATAAATTGGTCCGCAAATGCTTCGGGCGGAAGTGGTAATTATACATACTCATGGTCAGGTACTGATGGACTTTCTGGTAGTTCACAGGCTATTTCAAAAAACTATTCGAATGTCGGTAGTAAAAATGCTAGCGTGACGGTGACTTCTGGTACACAATCTGCTACTGCAAATTGTTACGGAAATGTATATCAAGTTCAAGATTATAATTATTACTATGGCGGTGGTTATAATACTTACTACTATCCTTACAATTATAATTATAACTATTCATACAACGAAGCCCTCTCCGGTTCTTGTTCTGCTGGGGTATCAAATACTTCTATAGGAAGTACAGTTACCTGGACAGCAACTGCTATGGGTGGAAATGGATTTTTTACCTATTATTGGTATGGAGATGAAAATCTTTCAAGTAATAGCCAGTATGTACCCAAGGTCTATTCTTATGGTGGAACAAAAAACGCTACATTAACAATAACTTCAAATGGACAGAGTATTACAAGAACATGTTCTGTAAATGTTGGTCAGGTACTTGCATATTCCGAGACTAATCCTCTAGTATCATCTGTTTACTTGAGCCAGATCCCTTATACGGGCGCTGGAGATATCTTGAAAGTCTTGTTGTTTATCACAGCTTTGACTCTTTGGAGTGGATTGATTGCATATTCTTCCTTGAAGAGGAGAGAAAAACACCATCAGATGTATCCTACAGGAGACACTAAACATGAAGATAATAGTAAAATCATAACCGACATAGAGATGAAGGATTAG